The Astatotilapia calliptera unplaced genomic scaffold, fAstCal1.2 U_scaffold_57, whole genome shotgun sequence DNA segment AttctcatcactgcttaaaacaacacacatctctctctgttttttgtttttttctctaacTGTACTTTTCTCCAAAACAGAAAGTAGCACTACAGCTGTTTCAGACTGAGAAACACCAAACACTCTTCATGctatcattcatccacacaactattttattcctttttgtCCACTGGGCAGGTGATCTGCAGAATCACATCTGCCCCAGCTGGataccttttcacacacaccGTGACGTCAGACACACTCACGGACTGGATCAGGAGAAAAACTTTCTTCATCTTCACACTCTGGGACAGAAACaccatatgttttttttgtgttgtgtcagGGATGGATATGTGGTTGTAACGTTTGTGTTCACTAACTTTACTTTCTGTTTCCTACCCTGCCTAGTCTGTCTTGGACTCAATGCTGCTCCTAATGCCTCTCCATACTCAGCCTTTAGtctctcctccacctctgcCTCGGCTCTCTCACACTCTTCTCTGGCTCTTCTTTCTGCTAACATTGTTGCTCTTCCTAAAGCTTTTCTACGGTGTTGTTCTAAAGTAGTTGCAGTGGATTGAGCTGTGGTTTCATCCTCAGGTTTCACGACTACTGCTTGCAATATTGCTCTTTTAACATTCTgtgcttctcttctcttttgagCCTGCTCCAGCCACCACTTAGCAACTGCTAACTGCAACTCCTTCCTCTGCTTCGCTTTCCCTGTTTTACCTGCTACACTTACAGCTATTCTTTCTTCAAGCATTTTACACTGAACTTCCACTAATGTCCCTTCAAATCCATATTTCTCACACCAACAACCTACATACTGCGTGCTGCCCGGTGAACATTTCTCCATAAATTTCACATCCCCTTCTAAGGCAGACTTACACATTTTATTCCCATTACAAGACAACAATCAGCCACACTCACGCAGACCACGTCtggcccgcacacacacacaacataggcCTATCGCTTGCGTCTGCACGCACAGCTAGCGCTCTCTGTTGAAAACTCTCTAACGCCCCAAATGGCGGAGATTCCGGACTCTCTTCACGGCGGAGTCACCGAACCTAGGTTATCTCTACGCCCCACACGGCGGAGAAGCCTGCGTCTCTCTCACGCGGCTAGCGCGCTCCCATACCTGCGGTCAACGCAGGGTCACATAGCCGCTCTCGGCCTTCTGTACTCACTGTTTGTTTACGTTCATGGGAAGAGTCTCTGGATCCCGTCAATCGTCATCCATCCCGAGGGGAGGTCAGGCGCAAACTTCCCGGCCTGGTGACAAAGCAAAGTGAAACACCAGGGCTTTACGTCAATCATCCCAGACGTTGCGGTGgcgtcctctccctctcctcggtGGATGCAATGTGTTAGGTTCCGGCTCCGAAGGACCAAATaaatgttgggtctgtgtttccacaaaccccgctaattctagagacttattcatcatgaagaaaacaagacagtcgatcgattatttgcgcaagggaggcctcgtctgtgtccacCACGAAAATGACCCCCAGATCTGACCTCTAGTggtgtgcggatcgatactgaaatatcgattcttccgataccagtcatttatgttctagaatcgattctcacattaaaatatcgatattttagtactccggtgtaaatttgtagtttttccattaaaatgaacgcaatggaaagaaactataccaTTCGGATCGTCTAatttggaaggaactacttcctcttaagcagggccgtgcagagaggtttaaaggggcgggtgctcaaagttaaaaaggggcacattgaaccaggctgaataacaacaacacacattcatcaacaatctaatatgggaagggcagggctgtgtttatctgagactgtagacattaaaaagtccacaggagagatggtagctgattaaacaagtgtcatgagataataacaaaatgcaaagattggtgacagcgcttggaaccataaggacacaaaaaactgtgagaaataatttaggctctgcctgtgaatcactctttgcttctcttcttccttccatcccatcatttcatatatcactctccacttgctgtctatctgagaacaaggcacaacttgctataaactataatctaattatccacacctaacaactcttgcacttaatctataataaaatgatgacagaaaaatgttatagccctgcctttagtagcctcacacagctcctactgtttcctcctcatgtccttaccagccatgtctgcacaatgttatatcatgagtaataattaaaaaaaatccatatacataaaacacacacatgcacgcacacacagtgacattttagaccttcttcagaatactgtatatactatgggcatcatggtgctgatccagaatccttacattattatttattactagagctacaataataaagcaatgaggagggggaagtaataaatatgaaataatgtatttatgatgattccatttgtttcactatccactctgtgcagggcaaagcttattacatgtttaaactgtagagatacaataattttactgctgtaaaatccaaattttgtcttatttaaaatataaatctgatataatctgcttcttaatgtatgttctttaaaatacagcgtgtgttttttttaatatattataattataataatgcataattatgtggacatgcatattagatcgtttttagtgaaatataatccctccagaaaggcaggaaaagcccggaaacatactttaaaactaaatatgtttctaaatactttaaaactaaatatgttccctaaaacggtgacagagctacagacccatgacagccttacacaggtagccagcagctatgaccagcactacatgtgcagttaataaaaggacaggtaatgtttgtcacgctgttgcacacacagcacgctcgtttgtttcagttcgtcagctGCAACAAGACatcttaccaacgtgtacgtaataagctaatactcctgtgtgctacacactacagtgtacgctgtacacctacttactgggtttgtcgcatcagtctgtgtctctgagttaacttgtgtttctcctacagctccggaccgctaaaaatgtgcgtgctctttgtgagctcgttcccggctcgtaaccagcgcgttctgccgtcacgggcgatcattggttaaatgtgatcatgtgactgatgcaagccagatccttttatttagcaaaactgtgattaatagttaaatattattgttgaggggcacagacaggactccgcacgcacacacacatataaaaaaaataaataattttttaaaacttgccTCAGTttttgggcacccatcaggaaagggcgggtgctcaagcccctctagcccccccccccctctgcacgtcccTGATGTCATCAACCATGGCCTGACTATGAgggaagctgggcagagagtccacccacatctaagccgcttcacagtggcatctgtaaTACGAACATTCCGACTAGAAAACAGGTATGTCTTCACCTCCATACCTTCTGCTCTACTCAGATGGTTTCATAGCACTGTTCTACAGTATATCACATTACCATATCAAGTGTACGGGGTGCTAATGctccttttgcagccaaagtggCTGATTACTTATATTGaagtacagtgttgtacagtggatgacacagtacatacagtaaagtactgtaagaaaaataagcaaaccgaTGACAATATGTGGTTGTATTCCTCCAATATTgttatgttattattacaattacataatacaattatatattgtattatgaaatgcaatgaaacattaagtttttgtacagagtatcggtatcggatcagtatcgccgataccaccctgaattttacttggtatcggatcggaaaggaaatcagtggtatcgcacatcactactgacctcctcctgctaccttttattgagagacagttcacacaaaacacgtcagaacaaagccacgcccccttggttctaagacaaagcatttatgtatatgtgtgaacttctgtaagagtgtatgtgtgtgtgtgtgtgtgtgtgtgtgtgtgtgtgtgtgtgtgtgtgtgtgtgtgtgtgtgtgtgagagagacctcctgctgaccaaagggtcgtaaacccaggaagcttacatcaaaagaaacagatctttcagataggatgtatctacaataaaacctcccccagcacagagtggttggagaggtggtcaggatcaaaggaatggctttgatcctactgcttgaactaagactgtacaaatttaagaaacacaatggcaacattcaacaattagacttaacaacTGTCTTTGCAGCTTCGGTCAAAGGTACAGTGTCCACTGTGACCCTGAGAGCAGGACACAGCCAGAGGTGAGTCAGCAGTTACAAACTAAATGCTGCTGACATGAATCAAACTGCTGGATAACCCACTGCTCATGAAAATGGCAcctttctgttgctttttgagattacTGAGAATATTTGAATTGTGACTCAGATGGCAGATCCAGGCTCTCAGCCTCCAGCTGAAACTTCCAGTCCTCCCCCAGCCAGAAGCTCTGATGCTGGGCTGAGAGACTTTGATCCTTCCCTGGATCCAGAAATCCAGGAGGGAGAAGGAGAACAGGACCTCCTTCCTGATCTGGAGAGGCCTGAGGGAAAGAAAGATGGAGCAGACAGAGCTTTGAACAAATCCAAACCTCCTGAGCTTCACCTCCACAAAGGTGCAGACACTGATGCACAGATTCACATGTGACACCTGCAGCGTCCAGGTTGTGCCGCTGACATTATCTCCACTCTGATACAAGCCTCATTCACTCGCTCACACACGTTCATACAATCACCTTTtcctcacagtcacacacatgaATGTAATGAGGGGAACTCGGGTTCACTGTCGTTCCTCAGGATGCTTTGATATGCAGACTGGAGGCTCTGTGGATGAAACACCGACTGTCTGAAGCACTCTGAAGTGTTCATGATGGACTTCATCCTGATTAACACTACAATACTTGTTAGAGGCCTTTTATATGTAATAATATTCTTTTCCATTAAAGCTCTGAACATTCTCACTCTTTCTTgaccaggtgtgacaggtgaaGGACACCGGCGAATAGGAGGACAGAAGCTGAGAGCCATTAGTCACAtgacttcagctgctgctgcctcacCAACCACTGGCCCCTCGGTGAGTCTAGAGTTACAGCAGTGACCACAGGAAGTGCACACGTGTGATCTAAAGCTACATGTGGGCCTGTGACCATCAGTCTTCTCACTGTGGTAGACGGGTTTGTGAGTCCCTGTGATGCTGGGAGTGTCCAGGACAGTCGCTCCTGATTGGGTCTCTCATGGAAAGCTGGTCCCAGGAATTCCTggaaaattcctccacaaaagaGAACTGGGAACATAAGTGCAGAGTGACAGAGGTGCTCAGCAGCCCTGCTGTTATATGGGAATAGAACCAGAATAGTCGGCAACCACTTGAGTTAAGTTAGCCAAAGAGATGCGACTCAGACTGACTTCATCATGTTGGCAACGTGTCTGCATTGATAAATTCCAGTTATTGACAAATCAGAAAATAATTCCAGTCGTTCAGAGACAGATTGTGATTGTTTGGAGGATGTAATCGTTTCCCTTCAGGGAGCGTGTTGGACGCTCAGTGTCCGGGTGATTAGCTGATGCAACTACTTAGAATCAGTTTGTGAATATGAAGAAAATCAGTGCAGTCACTGGACAAACTCTGATTCTTCCTAGTTTCACTCTTGTTTCAGTCCAGTGTGACTGAGGTGGTAAAAAATGATCTGACTTTTAGCCACACAGCTGTCTGCTAGAGAAAAAGCCTTTGTGCACAACTTTCTTAAAGGCAAACGGCACCAtgttcactgcagctgcagcaaacgCAGCAAAGAGTGAAAGTTGGACTGAGAATGTTGTGACTGTTTCATGAGAAAGAGCAGGAAAACAAGCATCACACACCCAGACACAGTGCTGGGATTAGAATTAGACTTTAGAGCCAAATGTAGGACAAAAGCTTTAATATGAAAGAGGAAAACCCAACAACAGCCAGAGCATGAAGCTCAAATCTATACCAATCACCAAGAAAGCTGACAGGCCTGTGACACGTCAGAGACGCCGTTCAAATCATAAAGAAGTTGGTTTAttgacaaaatgtaaaaaaccaaaagaaTCAAGTCAACCTTCAGTTTCGAGCGAGTAGACCAATCAggcacagcagcagctctaGAATAAGCAACAATTTGATGTCTTACAAACAACctttcatatacacacatacatatggcTCATATGCTGTTTAAAAAGGCCTCAAAGACCCAACAGATTacacaaagtacaaaaacactttcattCAGACAACAGTCAGCTGTGCACGAGACAGAGAGCCGACTACAGTTAGTAACATGGACTCACTTTGTTTCAGACACGACACAAAGTAACACAAAGCCACAAAGAGCAGAAACAtcaaaaaggaggcagagcagcaGCAACTCTCCATGAGCTGTGAGGCTAACAGCCACCCACACTTCCTGTGATGCAtaatgaaaacaacattaaCCTGAAGGATGATAACAACAGAAAGAAGTCTAAGCTAACGTTACACAGCGCTCACACAGCGCTGACTGTACAGGCCTCACACAGCTACGACCTGCATCCACAACACCTGATTCTACTGAACACAAACAAGTTAATGATATATGAGCAATCCAGGGAAGGCTTCCAGGAAGGTGAGGATCCAAAGACAGCTCTACAACAGCATCAGTCAGCAACAATGTTACTAATCACTGACTCTTTCATCCTTTTATACTCAATCAAAAAGTGCTGTGTTCACATTTGTTTCTGCTGAAATCCAGAGACTGAAAATGCgtctttttaaagtttgaataaaCTGACTGAACTTCTCACGAGTCCAACCGTGAGGAACACTTCCCCCCATGACACATCACAGGAGAACGTCTCAGTGGAGGGGGGACAGTAGCTCAGGCAGTCACACTCAGAATCGATGCCTCCAGTCAGGGTCAAACGTGGTCCTCAGAAACCTGCAGATGTTTGGGCCAAGCTCTCACTGGTCTCTGCGTCTGTAGACTGAGCTGATGTTTCTCCAGGTGTCTGGTAAAAGGACGATGCTGCTGTCCAATGAGGCGAGGAGAGAAGTAGCCAAACAGGCGAGAGCCGTGAAGGAGGAACGGCGGGCAGCTCTGGATGCCCGACATAAATACCTGATGAGCAGGCTGGCCGACGCCGGCAGCCTGGAGGAGGCGGCGGTGGAAGACGCCATCGTCTCTGATGACAGAGTAAGTTCAGAGACGTGATCCTTCCTCAGAGTTGAACCTTTGAGTCATTAATGTCTGATTCTTCCAGTTCAGTCTGATCCATGAATTCTTTGCTGCAAACGGATCCAAGAAGCTGATTTTCTTCTATCAGGATGTCAAACAGGTAACTTTGATCACATTTCAATGACTGACACATGAAGGTCTAACCGCTCTTCATAATCTGCTGTCCTGTTTGTTGCAGCGTACTTTGTATTCATATCTTTTAATATCTACCTTTCTCCCAGAGTCTGTCCTCCCGTCAGTCTTCCTTTGTGGACGCATCAAACTCAGCTGTGGCTCAGAGGAAACTCTTCCTCACTACGGGGAACTCTGAGGTTGGCTTCAGCTTTTTCTGTTTAGTTCATGTGAGAATCACAGAAAAATGCTGATATGAGTGGAAGGTTCTGCTGGGAAATTggcaaagagcagattattgaACAGCGAGGCAGACAGTTCATTTCAGTGATGCCAGTTTATTAGAAACGAGGACTGTGGGGCTGCTGGAAGTCAGGACGGCCGTTCTCTGGATAAACCTGACAGCTGAGGTGGAGAGCAGGATTTATCCACAGACGGCTTCTTCCAAGCAAATGTCCTGAACACACCTGAGCTGAGGGTTACACAGTGTGTCCTGTGTGATCTCTGCTTTATGGTGGTTGAATCTCACAAATGTGACCATCAGACCTGACGACTTATTTGtgatgttttcattaaaaatatcctgggtgaggtgtttggGGCCTGTCCCATGAGGAGGAGTctccagggcagacccaggacacactagaGAGGTTATATCTCTCAGCaggcctgggaatgcctcagTATTGTCCTGGATATGCTGGAGGAAGTGGTTGTTTAGGGAGGTCTGGgattctctgcttagactgctgcacCTGTGACCCGGGACCAGATAAACAGGAAATGGATGTTTGAAATTCAAAGAAATCCTCTTTTAATAATGAGGAAAAAAGACAGCAGGAGATCCATCGCAACTAACAAAACACTTCAAACACATCAATGCATCAACTTTAATCAACTTCATTTGGTTCAAATGAAGGAATCTAACAAAGCACTCACTAAAATGAAACACCAGTTAGTTTCCCGAGCTCAACAGGTCGAACACCTGAGTTTGGTTTGCggtgcagtttttatttcttctagATAACTTGGGTTATTTGCACAGGaaggttttttaaatgtatttcttaaGTACGATCTTATATGGGGGTTGATTTTATAGCATAACAGAATAATGTAATAACTCTAATAGAGTATAAAACATTTGCAGAATGAAGTACAAGGTGAAGAAAAGTCAGAACGTCCCTGTTTGAAAATACAGTCTCAGAAGGTCAGAGATGGACAAATTCAGCTACAGAAACATGTggccatttttttaaagccatagaGCATATTACAGACGACACAAAGAGCAAACACTGTAAACTTCTAACCACAGACCTCACACAGCTCACACACGTCAGAGTGAAGCTGTCATTTCCTGAAGCTTCCACACAAGAGAACTGGCAACAAGGTGGAGTCCTCATGGATCACTAGCAGAGAAATGTGGGTGGGTGCCAGACCACATGGACTCGACTCACTTTATTTCATACAAAGGAGCAGACTAATGCTGTCATCCTTAAAGACTAACTAGAAACAAGCAGTGCGCTCGCATCGACTCGACTTGTTTTGCAAGTTTGAAGTGAGATGGTACTTTGGAGTCAGCCTCCCGAGATGATGgctggtttttgaaaaaaatctcatatttaTACAATGAGCAGCAGACTTTCCTGACTTGCAGAGGTCAACGTCCTCCTCAGTCATGCGCCATGAGTGGCACAGATACTATTCATCAAATAACTAACATGGCCTTGATTGTTACTCCAGAGACTTATCTGCGATGTAGCTTTATAGCATTTTCATTAGCAATCGTATGATTTGTGTTACAATGACCTTTGTGGACGGGCCCGGACCCCCAGGCCTCGTCCGTGACGCCGACGGTGAGCGcaacgtttttgttttcttgcgcTTAAAATAACCTGATCAGCGTTCTGCGGacggtttgtttacatttctCACATCTGTGATTGTTCACACGGGTTGGACACGAGCAGAGAGGGCTTTCAAGATGAAAAAGCCAACGTGAAACTTTAACGGACGACAAAgtttttcaatcaaatctccGTCACACCCTTCCTTGACCTCATCACGTTATCCACCTTAGTCAAGGAACAGTGGTTCGGGAAaatatgcatttgttttttggacCAGTTTAAAACGTATCTcaactagtgatgtgcggatcgatactgaaatatcgattcctccgatacccgTCATTGTGTCCGGCCCCTTGGcgtgcacactcacaacaatggctgagcgtaaacaGAGTCATGTGcagacgtattttacctccacgaacagctgagacgtggtttgccatacatgtggcaagaatGTGAGGTGTTGTGGTAACACCGCTGACCtggtcaaacacctcagagtgaatcatatcacagaatatgacgagcgtatgttgaggcgaactgaagaggaggagagggagaggtgctgccagggcgagacagacgtctctcacggagtcctttaatgctgcaggcaggcaacaaatagccacaacttcaggtttttcatttctatatgataattctgcatcattaagtgataagaacaagtaatctgatgtcctgtgatCATTacgacgctataatttgagataaaataaaagatagagtaaaaaaataagtttttgtacagagtatcgtatcagatcagtatcgtcgataccaccctgaattttacttggtatcggatcggaaaggaaatcagtggaaaTCAAATCCTGCTTCACAGGTGTCCAGTTC contains these protein-coding regions:
- the LOC113018300 gene encoding uncharacterized protein LOC113018300 isoform X1; this translates as MADPGSQPPAETSSPPPARSSDAGLRDFDPSLDPEIQEGEGEQDLLPDLERPEGKKDGADRALNKSKPPELHLHKGVTGEGHRRIGGQKLRAISHMTSAAAASPTTGPSVSGKRTMLLSNEARREVAKQARAVKEERRAALDARHKYLMSRLADAGSLEEAAVEDAIVSDDRFSLIHEFFAANGSKKLIFFYQDVKQSLSSRQSSFVDASNSAVAQRKLFLTTGNSERRRQTPSWQFISIKLYYPSHLVSLPYYPEPVYTPACLCLHSLPLLDVQTHPSNYHLMLHSCILPDTSLSPVFLISPSA
- the LOC113018300 gene encoding uncharacterized protein LOC113018300 isoform X2; this encodes MADPGSQPPAETSSPPPARSSDAGLRDFDPSLDPEIQEGEGEQDLLPDLERPEGKKDGADRALNKSKPPELHLHKGVTGEGHRRIGGQKLRAISHMTSAAAASPTTGPSVSGKRTMLLSNEARREVAKQARAVKEERRAALDARHKYLMSRLADAGSLEEAAVEDAIVSDDRFSLIHEFFAANGSKKLIFFYQDVKQSLSSRQSSFVDASNSAVAQRKLFLTTGNSERRRQTPSWQFISIKLYYPSHLEGPNPHFIYLYDKFSGV